One Panulirus ornatus isolate Po-2019 chromosome 16, ASM3632096v1, whole genome shotgun sequence genomic window carries:
- the LOC139753922 gene encoding uncharacterized protein, with the protein MAATGAPQFGDDSDEQPTPYDFAYGVNVPDTGDAKEHKESVSPSGRTEGEYRWRQPNGLDTVVRYIIDGDSGFQADVNEEPGTEIANYYTNTLSQQSSSGPAVSQGFAKSIDVGRPAVNVIATPQPSFTPSQAFTSQSFRDSNQMAILKTIVINSNNVYPW; encoded by the exons atggctgccaCTGGGGCCCCACAGTTTGGAGACGACAGTGACGAG CAACCGACGCCTTACGACTTCGCGTACGGTGTGAACGTACCGGACACGGGCGACGCCAAGGAACACAAGGAGTCCGTCTCCCCGTCAGGACGGACCGAGGGCGAGTACCGATGGCGCCAACCTAATGGACTCGACAC GGTGGTGCGGTACATCATAGATGGCGACTCCGGCTTTCAAGCTGACGTGAACGAGGAACCCGGCACAGAAATAGCAAATTACTACACCAACACTCTCAGCCAGCAGAGTTCCTCGGGACCTGCTGTATCCCAAGGCTTTGCCAAGAGTATCGACGTTGGCCGACCCGCCGTCAACGTAATCGCTACCCCTCAGCCATCTTTCACACCTTCCCAAGCCTTCACCAGTCAGTCCTTCAG GGATTCGAACCAGATGGCCATACTGAAGACCATAGTCATCAACTCCAACAAcgtatatccctggtga
- the LOC139754281 gene encoding uncharacterized protein yields MVSTQFLLLSLVVMAATGAPQFGDDSDEQPTPYDFAYGVNVPDTGDAKEHKESVSPSGRTEGEYRWRQPNGLYMVVRYIVEGASGFQAEVNEEPGEEIANYYSNSLSQQSSSGAVVSQGSGRSFDASQSTINVFATPQPSFTPSQSFSNQQQRFSSQRSFSSQQGFFNNVIDGGIIDGGSIEGGVIEGGIIDGGIIDGGIIDGGFIN; encoded by the exons atGGTGTCAACACAG TTCCTCCTCCTgagcctggtggtgatggctgccaCTGGGGCCCCACAGTTTGGAGACGACAGTGACGAG CAACCGACGCCTTACGACTTCGCGTACGGTGTGAACGTACCGGACACGGGCGACGCCAAGGAACACAAGGAGTCCGTCTCCCCGTCAGGACGGACCGAGGGCGAGTACCGATGGCGACAACCTAATGGACTCTACAT GGTGGTGCGGTACATCGTAGAAGGCGCCTCTGGCTTCCAGGCTGAGGTCAACGAAGAACCCGGTGAAGAAATAGCAAATTACTACAGCAACAGCCTCAGCCAGCAGAGCTCCTCCGGGGCTGTCGTATCCCAAGGCTCAGGCAGGAGTTTCGACGCCAGCCAATCCACCATCAACGTGTTCGCTACCCCTCAGCCATCTTTCACACCATCTCAGAGTTTTAGCAACCAACAGCAGCGCTTCAGTAGTCAACGAAGCTTCAGTAGCCAACAAGGATTCTTCAACAATGTGATCGACGGAGGCATCATCGACGGGGGCAGCATCGAAGGGGGTGTCATCGAGGGAGGTATCATCGACGGTGGCATTATTGATGGCGGTATAATCGACGGAGGTTTCATCAATTAA